One Mycoplasmopsis caviae DNA segment encodes these proteins:
- a CDS encoding ABC transporter ATP-binding protein has translation MWFKKKNKDLNNTQNQNEDFDDLSFETIDLDKMLDEIGELRNTEKGAHIELKGLSKKYEGNENYTLENINLDIKPGKFCIFLGPSGCGKTTLLRMIAGLNSITKGDLLFNGKRYNNLLPSERNIAMVFQSYALYPHMNVYNNIAFGLKIAKERKDVIDRRVKDVAKILKIEDYLYRKPRDLSGGQRQRVAIGRAIARKPQVFLMDEPLSNLDAKLRESMRREIVNIHRMLGATSIYVTHDQLEAMTMGDQIVVFNDGSIQQNGTGRDLYFKPANVFVARFIGSPTMNVFKATCENGTIVSAQKDIKIKAPKEYLEQLKDKKLKIGFRSEDIRIHISKVPNSIHTTIKNIELIGKEQLVTVKLDNDDIELTITASNTDTYELYSKVYIEFYEPRIHIFDAETTKRIN, from the coding sequence ATGTGATTTAAAAAGAAAAATAAAGACTTGAATAATACTCAAAATCAAAATGAAGATTTTGACGATTTATCCTTTGAAACAATTGATTTGGACAAAATGCTAGATGAAATCGGTGAGCTTAGAAATACTGAAAAAGGAGCTCATATTGAACTAAAAGGATTATCTAAAAAATATGAAGGTAATGAAAATTACACACTTGAAAATATTAATTTAGATATTAAACCAGGAAAATTCTGCATCTTTTTAGGACCTAGTGGTTGTGGTAAAACTACACTACTTAGAATGATTGCAGGATTAAACTCAATTACAAAAGGTGACTTATTATTCAATGGTAAAAGATACAACAACCTTTTACCTAGTGAAAGAAATATTGCAATGGTGTTCCAATCATATGCATTATATCCTCACATGAACGTTTACAATAACATTGCTTTTGGTTTAAAAATAGCCAAAGAAAGAAAAGACGTTATTGATAGACGTGTTAAAGATGTTGCTAAAATTCTAAAAATAGAAGATTACTTATACAGAAAACCACGGGACTTATCCGGTGGTCAAAGACAACGTGTGGCAATAGGTCGTGCTATTGCTCGTAAGCCTCAAGTGTTCTTAATGGACGAACCTCTTTCTAACCTTGATGCAAAACTTCGTGAAAGTATGCGTCGTGAAATTGTTAATATTCATAGAATGCTTGGGGCAACCAGTATCTATGTAACTCATGACCAACTTGAGGCTATGACAATGGGAGATCAAATTGTTGTCTTCAATGATGGCTCAATTCAACAAAATGGTACTGGTCGTGACTTATACTTTAAACCTGCTAATGTCTTTGTAGCTCGCTTTATTGGCTCTCCAACTATGAACGTTTTCAAAGCAACATGTGAAAACGGCACAATAGTTAGTGCTCAAAAAGATATTAAAATTAAAGCTCCAAAAGAATATTTGGAACAATTAAAAGACAAAAAATTAAAAATTGGTTTTAGAAGTGAAGACATTAGAATTCATATCTCTAAAGTGCCAAACTCAATTCATACAACTATTAAAAATATTGAATTAATTGGTAAAGAACAACTTGTAACTGTTAAATTGGATAATGACGATATTGAACTTACAATTACAGCAAGTAATACAGATACTTATGAGCTTTATTCAAAAGTTTACATTGAATTTTATGAACCTAGAATTCATATCTTCGATGCAGAAACAACAAAACGGATTAATTAA
- a CDS encoding sugar ABC transporter permease: MNSENKIYDSIVDNISTKKVINKKVRINYNLSDTKPPTPIEIVWLFFNYLILICWSLIVLFPVVSLIVASLNVNNQRVVAITPFKFGFDNFTYLFTSERSYFLRWYGNTLLLAFLTMVISTTCVALNAYAYSRFKFAGSKHSLTIIMMLQMIPATSSLICLYIIVRMGNDLGINSILMLVIIYSGGAISSNTFMLKSYLDTVSRELDDSARVDGCSNWGLFFKILLPVIMPTLIMTALWSFLTPFTDVILPKFVLISNEEKTLAVGLDIFLNAEEKHKNAGAYAAGSILASLPAFCLFMYLQKYIVGGLSEGAVKG, encoded by the coding sequence ATGAATAGTGAAAACAAAATCTACGATTCAATTGTTGATAACATTTCAACTAAAAAAGTTATTAACAAAAAAGTTCGTATCAACTATAACTTATCAGATACAAAACCTCCAACACCAATTGAAATAGTTTGATTGTTCTTTAATTACTTAATCTTAATTTGCTGATCTTTAATTGTGCTTTTCCCTGTGGTTTCATTAATTGTGGCCTCACTGAATGTTAACAACCAACGGGTTGTAGCCATAACGCCTTTTAAATTTGGTTTTGATAACTTTACTTATTTATTCACAAGTGAACGGAGCTACTTTTTAAGATGATATGGTAATACATTATTATTAGCATTCTTAACTATGGTTATCTCAACTACTTGTGTTGCATTGAATGCTTATGCTTATTCAAGATTTAAATTTGCTGGTTCAAAACACTCATTAACTATTATTATGATGTTGCAAATGATTCCTGCTACTTCATCTCTTATTTGTCTTTACATTATTGTGCGGATGGGAAATGATTTAGGAATTAACTCAATATTAATGCTGGTTATTATTTATTCCGGTGGAGCTATATCTTCAAATACCTTTATGTTGAAAAGTTATTTAGATACGGTTTCAAGGGAATTAGATGATTCAGCTAGAGTTGATGGATGTTCTAACTGAGGATTATTCTTCAAAATACTTCTACCAGTTATTATGCCTACTTTAATTATGACTGCTCTATGATCATTCTTAACTCCATTTACGGATGTTATCTTGCCGAAATTTGTTTTAATAAGTAATGAGGAAAAAACTTTAGCTGTTGGATTAGATATTTTCCTTAATGCTGAAGAAAAACATAAAAATGCTGGTGCTTATGCAGCTGGCTCAATACTAGCTTCTCTTCCTGCCTTTTGTCTATTCATGTATTTACAAAAATACATTGTTGGTGGCTTATCTGAAGGAGCTGTGAAAGGATAA
- a CDS encoding V-type ATP synthase subunit I domain-containing protein, translating into MEKLKLFNWYGEEFDTILPEEQDTLKAYKHHVRNVVNRRIDKINSQKKINKNLFLRARTKLQDNLKRELSSLYASYSNKIKAIKDAIKKISFANSTISLIKYEIKALIKEKKALKKYVLEFQKSLRLTADTDEKKTELLEELKQKTIKEENEILSKYALFNITLKYLKHNPDLDFDIDKIKNHLHEQELKVLNTLEDPKSYFQNFYQKLENRRLKLIEKRNSLNHKYQNNKSIELKIYKANKYNIKLETNQKILALEYKYNHKAELQKQEVKAYKKEAYAKIEEHKNKIKRVEKDNIEKIKKIKQNGNSKIKIINQNFRQQLKKIDDLVATRNYQQYLEFLAKNNFINSNIEESKKITKNLFYSHLRKVDNLFIMTKNICFN; encoded by the coding sequence ATGGAAAAATTAAAACTTTTTAACTGATATGGAGAAGAATTTGACACAATTCTTCCTGAAGAACAAGATACCTTAAAAGCCTATAAACATCATGTTAGAAATGTTGTTAATCGGCGTATCGATAAAATTAATTCACAAAAGAAGATTAACAAAAATTTATTTTTACGAGCTAGAACCAAATTGCAAGATAATCTAAAAAGAGAACTTTCGAGTTTGTATGCATCTTATTCAAATAAGATTAAAGCTATTAAAGATGCTATTAAAAAGATATCATTTGCTAATAGCACAATCTCATTGATTAAGTATGAAATTAAAGCATTAATAAAAGAGAAAAAAGCTCTTAAAAAATATGTACTAGAATTTCAGAAATCACTAAGACTAACAGCTGACACTGATGAAAAGAAGACTGAATTGTTAGAAGAATTAAAGCAAAAAACAATTAAAGAAGAAAATGAAATTCTTTCTAAATATGCATTATTCAATATAACTCTAAAATATCTTAAACATAATCCAGATCTAGATTTTGACATCGATAAAATTAAAAACCATTTACATGAACAAGAACTAAAAGTATTAAATACATTAGAAGATCCAAAATCTTATTTCCAAAACTTTTATCAAAAATTAGAAAATCGTCGTTTAAAATTAATTGAAAAACGTAATTCACTAAACCACAAATATCAAAATAATAAATCTATTGAATTAAAGATTTATAAAGCAAACAAATACAACATTAAATTAGAAACAAACCAAAAAATCCTTGCTTTAGAATATAAGTATAATCATAAAGCAGAATTACAAAAACAAGAAGTAAAAGCATATAAAAAAGAAGCATATGCTAAAATCGAAGAACACAAAAATAAAATCAAACGTGTTGAAAAAGACAATATTGAAAAGATTAAAAAAATAAAGCAAAATGGTAATTCAAAAATTAAAATTATAAATCAAAATTTCAGGCAACAACTAAAGAAAATTGATGATTTAGTTGCTACTAGAAATTACCAACAATATTTAGAATTTTTAGCTAAAAATAATTTTATAAATTCTAATATTGAAGAATCTAAAAAAATTACCAAAAATCTGTTTTACAGTCATTTAAGAAAAGTGGACAACTTGTTTATAATGACAAAAAACATCTGCTTTAATTAA